In Chryseobacterium geocarposphaerae, the following are encoded in one genomic region:
- a CDS encoding nuclear transport factor 2 family protein produces MEQKHPLPPFTLETALEKIQLAEDAWNSQDPERVSKAYTIDSEWRNRDQFVNGREEIVKFLSSKWERELNYKLKKEYWAHTENRIAVRFEYEYQTKEGNWFRAYGNENWEFDENGLMAKRYASINDLAIKEEARKFK; encoded by the coding sequence ATGGAACAGAAACATCCACTTCCGCCGTTCACCTTAGAAACGGCTCTTGAAAAAATCCAATTGGCAGAAGATGCCTGGAACAGTCAGGATCCTGAAAGAGTTTCCAAAGCATACACCATCGACAGCGAATGGAGAAACAGAGATCAGTTCGTTAACGGCAGAGAAGAAATCGTAAAATTTCTCAGTAGTAAATGGGAAAGAGAACTGAATTATAAACTTAAAAAAGAATATTGGGCACATACCGAAAACCGTATTGCGGTCCGTTTCGAATACGAATATCAAACTAAAGAAGGAAATTGGTTTCGAGCTTACGGCAACGAAAACTGGGAGTTTGATGAAAATGGTTTAATGGCAAAAAGGTATGCAAGCATTAATGATTTGGCGATAAAAGAAGAGGCTAGAAAGTTTAAATAA
- a CDS encoding GNAT family N-acetyltransferase yields the protein MIEVKQNNDEKHGNFEAFIDGNHAGLMTYTWAGEERFIIDHTEVEEAYNGKGVGKEMLLAAVDFARKNGKTIIPLCPFAKATFQKHEELQDVLVNKTQAH from the coding sequence ATGATTGAAGTAAAGCAAAACAACGACGAAAAACACGGAAATTTTGAAGCATTCATAGACGGGAACCATGCAGGACTGATGACCTACACCTGGGCCGGAGAAGAAAGATTTATTATAGACCACACAGAAGTAGAAGAAGCTTACAACGGAAAAGGTGTTGGGAAGGAAATGCTTCTGGCAGCAGTGGATTTTGCAAGAAAAAACGGGAAAACAATTATTCCGCTTTGTCCTTTTGCAAAAGCTACTTTCCAGAAACACGAGGAGCTTCAGGATGTTTTAGTAAATAAAACTCAAGCACACTAA
- a CDS encoding NADPH-dependent FMN reductase has protein sequence MKILAFAGSTSSTSINRELVKFVLKDFQNEEINLIDLNDFDMPVFSVDREKKGFPDEAHHFLKVIEECDVIICSLAEHNRSYSAAFKNVFDWASRINVKVFQNKPMLLMSTSPGGYGGGNIMNTAKTFFPQFGADIKETFSLPKFYENFDLESGVINPEMLKDLKTKIESFKNQIGNS, from the coding sequence ATGAAAATATTAGCATTTGCAGGAAGCACGTCTTCCACTTCCATCAACAGAGAACTGGTAAAATTTGTTCTGAAAGATTTTCAGAATGAAGAAATTAATTTGATTGATCTTAATGATTTCGATATGCCTGTTTTTTCTGTAGATCGTGAAAAGAAAGGCTTTCCGGATGAAGCGCACCACTTTTTAAAAGTAATTGAAGAGTGTGATGTAATTATCTGCTCATTGGCGGAACACAACCGGTCTTACAGTGCTGCTTTTAAAAACGTTTTCGACTGGGCATCAAGAATCAATGTAAAAGTTTTCCAGAATAAACCTATGCTTCTGATGTCAACTTCTCCGGGTGGTTATGGTGGCGGAAATATAATGAACACAGCCAAAACATTCTTCCCTCAATTTGGAGCTGATATTAAAGAGACATTTTCTCTTCCGAAGTTCTATGAAAATTTTGATCTGGAGAGCGGAGTCATTAATCCTGAAATGTTGAAAGATTTGAAAACTAAAATTGAAAGCTTTAAAAATCAAATCGGGAACTCATGA
- a CDS encoding TetR/AcrR family transcriptional regulator: protein MSSPKERIIATTFELFARQGYNSTGINQIVAEANVAKASFYQYFKSKEDLCVEFLNVRHEYWFNELNSFVSKEKESKSKLMSSFDFLIYMNQKEDFRGCSFLNILSEISSDNVKILNVIQNHKKDVRNYFSQLIENKDLADHIYLLFESSIIESQLFRSNELIETSKKIITQLI, encoded by the coding sequence ATGTCATCACCCAAAGAAAGAATCATCGCTACGACTTTTGAACTGTTTGCCAGACAAGGTTACAACTCTACCGGAATCAATCAGATTGTGGCAGAAGCGAATGTAGCGAAGGCAAGTTTTTATCAGTATTTTAAGTCCAAAGAAGACCTTTGCGTCGAGTTTCTTAATGTGAGACATGAATACTGGTTTAATGAGCTTAACAGTTTTGTATCGAAAGAAAAAGAGTCAAAATCGAAACTGATGTCTTCTTTCGATTTTTTAATCTACATGAATCAAAAAGAAGACTTCCGAGGATGTAGCTTTCTGAATATTCTTTCTGAAATTTCTTCTGATAATGTAAAAATCTTAAATGTTATTCAAAATCATAAAAAAGATGTAAGAAATTATTTCTCACAATTAATTGAGAATAAAGACCTTGCGGATCATATTTATTTATTATTTGAAAGCAGCATTATTGAAAGTCAGCTTTTCAGATCGAATGAATTAATAGAAACATCAAAAAAAATAATCACCCAATTAATTTAA
- a CDS encoding pirin family protein, translating into MSNIGLIIEEKSADIGNFLVGRLLPFREKRAVGPFVFIDHMGPSELKDYQNLDVPPHPHIGLSTLTYLLEGSIFHRDSIGSALEIKPGAVNWMTAGKGVVHSERTPEYLRHSDKKLHGFQIWVGLPKHLEQSEPTFHHIEADEIPVWEEDGIQYKLIAGEAFGRKSPVPVHSKLFFIEIKTKDAQKISIGKDLYGEAAMYVLDGTVTTDGNSYGSKQLMIAKDTKLCEFEMSENGTVYLFGGEPFGEERFIFWNFVNSDKEVIDEAKVNWHDQNHEAFPLVPGDEEEYVPLPKAILNRKP; encoded by the coding sequence ATGTCAAACATAGGACTTATCATTGAAGAAAAATCAGCAGATATAGGAAACTTTTTAGTCGGAAGACTTTTGCCTTTCCGTGAGAAAAGAGCAGTCGGACCTTTCGTTTTTATCGATCATATGGGACCTTCGGAATTGAAAGATTATCAGAATCTTGATGTTCCTCCGCATCCTCATATAGGTTTATCCACATTAACTTACCTTCTTGAAGGATCTATTTTTCACAGGGACAGTATTGGAAGTGCTTTAGAAATAAAACCGGGAGCCGTAAACTGGATGACTGCCGGAAAAGGGGTTGTCCATTCAGAAAGAACTCCTGAATATTTAAGACATTCCGATAAAAAACTTCACGGTTTCCAGATCTGGGTAGGACTACCAAAACATCTGGAACAGTCTGAGCCTACTTTTCATCATATTGAAGCTGATGAAATCCCGGTTTGGGAAGAAGACGGAATTCAGTATAAATTGATTGCAGGAGAAGCGTTCGGAAGAAAATCCCCGGTTCCTGTTCACAGCAAGTTATTTTTTATTGAAATTAAAACAAAAGATGCCCAAAAAATCAGCATCGGAAAAGATCTGTATGGAGAAGCGGCAATGTATGTTTTAGACGGAACTGTGACTACGGATGGAAATTCTTACGGTTCAAAGCAATTAATGATCGCTAAAGACACCAAACTATGTGAATTCGAGATGAGCGAAAACGGAACTGTTTATCTTTTCGGAGGAGAACCTTTTGGAGAAGAACGTTTTATATTCTGGAATTTTGTAAATTCAGACAAGGAGGTCATAGATGAAGCAAAAGTAAACTGGCACGATCAAAACCACGAAGCTTTCCCTTTAGTTCCCGGAGATGAAGAAGAATATGTGCCGCTTCCGAAAGCCATTTTAAATAGAAAGCCGTAA
- a CDS encoding Lrp/AsnC family transcriptional regulator, which translates to MNYQLDEIDKKILDFLVENTRMPFTEIAKQMDVSAGTIHVRVKKMEDAGIILGSSLNIDYGKLDYHFTAFIGILLTKSNRTQEVLKELSTIPNVIEASVISGKYNIFCKVRAKNTDDAKRIIYQIDDIQDVMRTESMISMEEFLSDKNRLINAISI; encoded by the coding sequence ATGAACTATCAACTGGACGAAATAGACAAGAAAATTCTTGATTTCTTAGTAGAAAATACAAGAATGCCTTTTACGGAAATTGCAAAACAGATGGATGTTTCTGCTGGAACAATTCACGTAAGAGTGAAAAAAATGGAAGATGCGGGTATTATTTTGGGATCATCTCTTAACATCGATTACGGAAAGCTAGACTATCATTTCACGGCTTTCATCGGGATTTTATTAACAAAATCTAACAGAACTCAGGAAGTTCTGAAAGAATTGTCAACAATTCCTAACGTAATTGAAGCTAGTGTTATTTCAGGGAAATATAATATTTTCTGTAAAGTAAGAGCTAAGAATACGGATGATGCGAAAAGAATCATTTATCAAATAGATGATATTCAGGATGTAATGAGAACTGAAAGTATGATCTCTATGGAGGAATTCTTAAGCGATAAAAACAGATTGATCAACGCAATCTCGATTTAA
- a CDS encoding pirin family protein produces the protein MATKKVEMVVAPKPAHFVGDGFRVHNFIPGVNGMDMKRMDPFIMLDYNSKFHFNGTETPRGVGVHPHRGFETVTIAYQGKVQHHDSAGGGGIIGKGDVQWMTAAKGVLHKEYHETEWAKEGGIFQMVQLWVNLPSTDKMSDPKYQSIKNSDMKKVDLGENGFVEIIAGTYQDQQGPATTFSPVHMMNAKLKKTGKAEFNFPANFNTAALVIEGSILVNGEEKVKTDHLALFKNEGESFTIEATEDAVVLIISGQPLNEPIYPHGPFVMNSREEIIQAFEDYNLGKFGYLAD, from the coding sequence ATGGCAACTAAAAAAGTAGAAATGGTAGTAGCTCCAAAACCAGCCCATTTTGTAGGCGACGGTTTTAGAGTTCATAATTTCATCCCCGGAGTAAACGGAATGGATATGAAAAGAATGGACCCTTTCATTATGCTTGATTATAATTCAAAATTTCATTTCAACGGAACTGAAACACCAAGAGGTGTAGGAGTACATCCACACAGAGGTTTTGAAACCGTAACTATAGCTTACCAAGGGAAAGTACAACACCACGACAGTGCTGGTGGTGGCGGAATTATCGGCAAAGGAGATGTACAATGGATGACCGCAGCAAAAGGTGTTCTCCATAAAGAATATCATGAAACGGAATGGGCAAAAGAAGGCGGAATTTTTCAGATGGTTCAGCTTTGGGTCAATCTCCCTTCAACAGATAAAATGAGTGATCCGAAATATCAGTCCATTAAAAACTCTGATATGAAAAAAGTAGATCTTGGTGAAAATGGATTTGTAGAAATTATTGCCGGGACCTATCAAGATCAGCAAGGTCCTGCAACAACTTTCAGCCCGGTACATATGATGAATGCCAAGCTGAAAAAAACAGGAAAAGCAGAGTTTAATTTTCCTGCAAACTTTAATACGGCAGCTTTAGTCATTGAAGGAAGCATTCTTGTAAATGGTGAAGAAAAAGTTAAAACAGATCATTTGGCTTTGTTTAAAAACGAGGGAGAAAGCTTTACCATTGAAGCAACCGAAGATGCTGTAGTTTTAATCATAAGCGGACAGCCGCTGAATGAGCCTATTTATCCTCACGGTCCTTTTGTCATGAATTCCAGAGAGGAGATCATCCAGGCTTTTGAAGATTATAACTTAGGAAAATTCGGTTATCTGGCTGACTAA
- a CDS encoding TMEM175 family protein, with amino-acid sequence MTKGRLEAFSDGVLAIIITIMVLELKVPEGNSWSDLKPLMPKFLAYIFSFIYVGIYWNNHHHLFQTVKKVNGNVLWANLHLLFWLSLMPIATEWIGETGFAENPVATYGITLVMCAVAYTILENTIIKSDGEESKLKEAISSKFKEYASIVLYALGIVTSFFYPYIAIGFYYLTALMWLIPDKRIEKSLNKD; translated from the coding sequence ATGACAAAAGGAAGACTGGAAGCGTTTAGTGATGGGGTTTTAGCTATTATTATCACGATCATGGTTCTTGAACTGAAAGTGCCTGAAGGAAACAGCTGGAGCGATCTTAAACCTCTTATGCCTAAATTTTTAGCATATATTTTCAGCTTTATTTATGTGGGAATCTATTGGAACAATCATCATCATTTGTTTCAAACGGTAAAGAAAGTCAATGGAAATGTCCTTTGGGCTAATCTCCATCTTCTGTTCTGGCTTTCTTTAATGCCTATTGCCACAGAATGGATCGGAGAAACAGGTTTTGCAGAAAACCCGGTGGCCACCTATGGTATTACCCTGGTTATGTGTGCAGTTGCTTATACGATTCTGGAAAATACAATCATCAAGTCTGATGGTGAAGAATCTAAGCTGAAGGAGGCTATTTCTTCCAAGTTTAAAGAATATGCTTCCATCGTTTTGTATGCACTGGGAATCGTCACTTCATTTTTTTATCCCTATATTGCAATAGGGTTTTATTATCTTACAGCTTTGATGTGGCTGATTCCTGATAAAAGAATTGAAAAATCATTAAACAAAGACTAA
- a CDS encoding transketolase, which produces MSKSIEELKSLTTQIRRDILRMVHAVNSGHPGGSLGCTEYFTALYGKVMNYNLPFTMEGKNEDHFYLSNGHISPVFYSTLARFNFFPVEELSTFRKLDSRLQGHPTTHEGLPGIRIASGSLGQGLSVALGAAQGKKLDGDNSLVYSLHGDGELQEGQIWEALMYAAAKKVDNIISTIDYNGQQIDGSTENVLSLGDLHAKLEAFGWIVLEEKNGNDLEAVIAILEKAKTETGKGKPVAIILHTEMGAGVDFMMGTHAWHGKAPNDEQLDTAFKQLYLEAPADY; this is translated from the coding sequence ATGAGTAAAAGTATCGAAGAGTTAAAATCTCTTACTACACAAATCAGAAGAGACATTTTAAGAATGGTTCACGCTGTAAATTCTGGTCACCCAGGTGGAAGTTTAGGTTGTACTGAATACTTCACAGCCCTTTACGGAAAGGTAATGAACTATAATCTTCCTTTCACGATGGAAGGTAAAAATGAAGATCATTTCTATCTTTCAAACGGACACATTTCTCCGGTATTCTATTCTACATTGGCCAGATTCAACTTTTTTCCTGTTGAGGAGCTAAGTACTTTCAGAAAATTAGATTCTAGATTGCAAGGTCACCCTACGACTCATGAAGGTCTTCCTGGGATAAGAATCGCTTCTGGTTCCTTAGGACAAGGGCTTTCTGTAGCTCTTGGTGCGGCTCAAGGTAAAAAATTAGACGGAGACAACTCTTTGGTTTACTCTCTACACGGAGATGGTGAATTGCAGGAAGGTCAGATTTGGGAGGCATTGATGTATGCTGCAGCCAAAAAAGTTGACAACATTATTTCTACAATTGATTATAACGGACAGCAGATTGACGGAAGCACAGAAAATGTACTTTCTTTAGGAGATCTTCATGCCAAATTAGAAGCTTTCGGATGGATTGTTCTGGAAGAGAAAAACGGTAACGATCTTGAAGCTGTAATTGCTATTCTTGAAAAAGCAAAAACAGAGACTGGAAAAGGAAAACCTGTAGCCATCATTCTTCATACAGAAATGGGAGCCGGAGTAGATTTCATGATGGGAACTCATGCTTGGCACGGAAAAGCTCCAAATGATGAGCAATTGGATACTGCTTTCAAGCAATTATATTTAGAAGCTCCTGCTGATTATTAA
- a CDS encoding OsmC family protein: MAVTVKASLGKEKYYTEVVAGENTLITDEPVDKGGQNKGFNPFEILATSLASCTAATLRMYIERKEWNVEKVNVEVELENFPLTKRAIFKRDITFEGTDLDEEQLKRLRTIADACPVHKILTNEIEILTKIS, from the coding sequence ATGGCAGTCACCGTAAAAGCAAGTTTAGGAAAAGAAAAATATTATACAGAAGTGGTCGCTGGTGAAAATACACTGATCACTGATGAACCGGTAGATAAAGGCGGACAAAATAAAGGCTTCAACCCATTCGAAATACTGGCAACTTCTTTAGCGAGCTGTACAGCAGCTACTTTGAGAATGTATATCGAAAGAAAAGAATGGAATGTGGAAAAAGTAAATGTGGAGGTAGAGCTGGAAAATTTTCCTTTAACCAAAAGAGCGATTTTCAAAAGAGATATCACCTTTGAAGGAACAGATCTTGATGAGGAACAATTAAAAAGACTTCGTACTATTGCGGACGCCTGTCCCGTCCATAAAATATTAACAAACGAAATAGAAATACTAACCAAAATCTCTTAA
- a CDS encoding sodium:solute symporter — translation MSPIILLSIIIVYFALLLWVAYRTGKGSDNDSFFIGNRKSNWMLVAFGMIGTSLSGVTFVSVPGAVGNDKFAYLQITLGYLIGYIVIAYVLLPLYYRLKLTSIYGYLQQRMGQLSYKSGAWIFIVSRLVGATARLYLVVNILQVSILDSLGVPFIVTTLVILAMIILYTYEGGVKTIVWTDTLQTSCMLLGLIICTIYMLNHLGLNVGESFAAMNEKGYTKIFDFDPNQKSFFIKQILAGAFITITMTGIDQEMMQKSLSVTKLKDSQKNMVTLGFILLGVISLFLYMGGLLHLYGAQENVTSAGDQLFPNIALNHMPPFISIIFIIALISALFPSADGAMTALTSSLCIDIFGMKEKKDWDDKKKEKFRKNVHLLVALSFLIMVIIFKVINDNSMIGLILKLAGFTYGPLLGLFAFGIFTKYKVKDQLVPFICIAAPVISFFIDKYQETLFGEFKIGLELLIINGLLTFLGLWLIRKK, via the coding sequence ATGTCTCCAATTATATTATTATCCATCATTATCGTCTATTTCGCATTGCTGCTTTGGGTAGCTTACCGTACCGGAAAAGGAAGTGATAATGACAGTTTCTTCATCGGAAACCGTAAAAGTAATTGGATGCTTGTTGCCTTCGGGATGATCGGAACTTCACTTTCGGGCGTGACTTTTGTAAGTGTTCCGGGAGCTGTCGGAAATGATAAGTTTGCTTATTTACAGATTACTTTAGGATATCTGATTGGCTATATTGTAATTGCCTACGTTCTTCTTCCTTTATATTATCGTTTAAAACTAACATCAATTTACGGGTACCTTCAACAGAGGATGGGACAGCTTTCCTACAAATCGGGAGCATGGATTTTCATTGTTTCCAGGTTAGTTGGAGCAACCGCAAGATTATATCTGGTTGTGAACATTCTACAGGTTTCGATTCTTGACAGTTTAGGCGTTCCTTTTATTGTTACCACATTGGTTATTTTAGCAATGATTATCCTTTACACGTATGAAGGGGGTGTAAAAACTATCGTTTGGACAGATACTTTACAGACTTCCTGTATGTTGTTGGGGTTAATCATCTGTACGATTTACATGTTGAATCATTTAGGATTAAATGTTGGGGAGAGTTTTGCAGCCATGAATGAAAAAGGGTATACAAAAATTTTTGATTTTGACCCCAACCAGAAAAGCTTTTTTATTAAACAGATTTTAGCCGGAGCTTTCATTACGATTACCATGACGGGAATCGACCAGGAAATGATGCAGAAAAGCTTATCCGTAACCAAATTAAAAGATTCCCAAAAGAACATGGTAACGCTTGGGTTTATTTTGCTAGGCGTAATTTCCCTTTTCCTTTATATGGGGGGACTTTTACATCTTTACGGGGCACAGGAAAACGTAACGAGCGCAGGAGACCAGTTATTCCCTAATATTGCATTGAATCATATGCCTCCGTTTATCTCCATTATATTTATTATTGCTTTAATTTCAGCATTATTTCCGAGTGCGGACGGTGCCATGACCGCTCTTACCTCTTCTTTGTGCATCGATATTTTCGGAATGAAAGAAAAGAAAGACTGGGATGATAAAAAGAAAGAAAAGTTCAGAAAAAATGTTCACTTATTGGTCGCTTTGTCATTCCTCATTATGGTTATCATTTTTAAAGTAATTAATGATAATTCAATGATCGGGCTTATTCTAAAATTAGCCGGCTTTACTTACGGACCGCTTTTAGGATTGTTCGCTTTTGGTATTTTCACCAAATATAAAGTGAAAGATCAGTTAGTGCCTTTCATCTGTATTGCTGCTCCTGTGATTTCTTTCTTTATCGATAAATATCAGGAAACATTGTTCGGTGAATTTAAGATTGGTTTAGAGCTGTTAATTATTAACGGACTTCTTACTTTCCTGGGATTATGGCTTATTAGAAAAAAATAA
- a CDS encoding (4Fe-4S)-binding protein yields the protein MDKHEYINGDLTVIWQPQKCIHSAVCVKMLPKVYNPKERPWIKAENATVQELKNQIDHCPSGALSYQFNTEK from the coding sequence ATGGATAAGCACGAATATATTAATGGTGACCTTACTGTTATTTGGCAACCCCAGAAATGCATTCACTCCGCAGTGTGTGTGAAAATGTTACCGAAAGTTTACAATCCCAAGGAAAGACCTTGGATAAAAGCAGAAAATGCAACGGTTCAGGAGCTCAAAAATCAAATTGACCATTGTCCTTCCGGAGCATTAAGTTATCAATTCAATACAGAAAAATAA
- the bla gene encoding subclass B3 metallo-beta-lactamase, whose product MKKILLLLLLALSYLNNAQTVSEPKNNPAEWSKRYEPFRIAGNLYYVGTYDLASYLIVTDKGNILINTGLADSLPIIKDNIKHLGFRYKDIKILTLTQAHFDHMGAMAEIKKETGAKLYVDSKDAEELKSGGKSDYELGKYGVTFKPVQPDFLLKNNDKIKLGNTTLTLLHHPGHTKGSCSFLFETKDKGETYKILIANLPSIIIDRKFSDVKDYQHIQKDYAETFQAMKNIDFNLWVASHASQFDLHQKRKTGDPYNPKLFMDKENYFKRLKDLENNYLEKVKEDTAKKQ is encoded by the coding sequence ATGAAAAAAATATTATTACTGCTCCTATTGGCATTGTCCTATTTAAATAATGCCCAAACTGTGTCAGAGCCTAAAAACAACCCCGCAGAATGGTCGAAACGTTATGAACCTTTCAGGATTGCAGGAAATTTATATTACGTAGGAACTTATGATTTAGCATCTTATCTCATCGTTACAGATAAGGGAAATATTCTAATCAATACCGGTCTTGCAGACTCACTTCCAATCATAAAAGATAATATCAAACATCTTGGCTTTCGTTATAAAGACATCAAAATTCTGACATTAACACAAGCTCATTTTGATCATATGGGAGCAATGGCGGAAATTAAAAAAGAAACAGGTGCAAAACTTTACGTAGACTCTAAAGATGCAGAAGAGCTGAAAAGCGGCGGGAAATCAGACTATGAATTAGGGAAATATGGAGTAACTTTCAAACCCGTACAACCAGATTTTCTTTTAAAAAATAATGATAAAATAAAGCTTGGAAATACGACGCTGACTTTACTTCATCATCCCGGACACACTAAAGGTTCCTGCAGCTTTTTATTTGAAACAAAAGATAAAGGTGAAACCTATAAAATTTTAATTGCAAATTTACCTTCAATAATTATTGACAGAAAGTTTTCCGATGTAAAGGATTATCAACATATTCAAAAAGATTATGCGGAAACATTTCAGGCAATGAAGAATATTGATTTTAACTTATGGGTTGCTTCTCATGCAAGCCAGTTTGACCTTCATCAGAAAAGAAAAACAGGAGACCCGTATAATCCAAAATTATTTATGGATAAGGAAAACTACTTTAAAAGATTAAAAGATCTGGAAAATAATTATTTGGAAAAAGTAAAAGAAGATACAGCAAAAAAACAATAA
- a CDS encoding transketolase family protein: MKFTYTEKKDTRSGFGAGLAELADKNPNVVALCADLIGSLKMEKFIEKAPERFYQTGIAEANMMGLAAGLSITGKIPFTGTFANFSTSRVYDQIRQSIAYSGKNVKICASHAGLTLGEDGATHQVLEDIGMMKMLPGMTVINPCDYNQTKAATLAIADFEGPVYLRFGRPVVPVFIPEDMPFEIGKGILLQEGTDVTIVATGHLVWESLVAADELEKEGISCEVINIHTIKPLDEEIILKSVEKTGKIVTAEEHNYLGGLGESIAGMLARKRPTRQEFVAVNDTFGESATPAELMKKYKIDSTAVKEAVKRILDK, encoded by the coding sequence ATGAAATTTACATATACAGAAAAAAAAGATACACGTTCAGGATTCGGAGCCGGATTAGCTGAACTTGCAGATAAAAACCCTAATGTTGTAGCACTTTGTGCAGACCTTATCGGATCTTTGAAAATGGAGAAATTCATTGAGAAAGCTCCTGAAAGATTTTATCAGACAGGTATTGCTGAAGCCAATATGATGGGCCTTGCTGCAGGTCTTAGTATTACAGGAAAAATTCCTTTTACAGGAACTTTTGCGAACTTTTCTACTTCAAGAGTTTACGATCAGATTCGTCAGTCTATCGCTTATTCCGGAAAAAATGTTAAAATCTGTGCTTCTCACGCAGGTCTTACATTAGGAGAAGACGGTGCTACTCACCAGGTTTTGGAAGACATCGGAATGATGAAAATGCTTCCGGGTATGACGGTTATCAATCCTTGTGACTACAACCAGACCAAAGCTGCAACGTTGGCTATTGCTGATTTTGAAGGTCCTGTTTACCTTAGATTCGGAAGACCGGTAGTTCCGGTTTTCATTCCGGAAGATATGCCTTTCGAGATCGGAAAAGGAATTCTTTTACAGGAAGGAACTGATGTAACCATCGTTGCAACAGGCCACTTGGTTTGGGAATCTTTGGTTGCTGCTGATGAGCTTGAAAAAGAAGGAATTTCTTGTGAGGTGATCAACATCCATACAATCAAGCCTCTTGATGAAGAAATTATCTTAAAATCAGTTGAAAAAACAGGTAAAATCGTGACGGCTGAAGAACACAACTACCTTGGTGGTTTAGGAGAATCTATTGCGGGAATGTTAGCCAGAAAAAGACCTACAAGACAGGAATTCGTTGCGGTAAATGATACTTTCGGAGAATCTGCTACCCCAGCTGAACTGATGAAGAAATATAAAATCGACTCCACTGCGGTGAAAGAAGCCGTGAAGAGAATTTTAGACAAATAA